A single window of Ptychodera flava strain L36383 unplaced genomic scaffold, AS_Pfla_20210202 Scaffold_70__1_contigs__length_633064_pilon, whole genome shotgun sequence DNA harbors:
- the LOC139128786 gene encoding tyrosine-protein kinase SRK3-like, whose product MQAVTRLSKKSKDPQHQSDLLQEIKLMKKIHSDENVIRMLGYCAEEAPMVLIMEYASYGNLKTYLKDNRQLFTPGKHESSRSQMLAFATDVANGMKHLQRIKIVHRYLAAKHVLVFAGGICKISNFSYASGVMSDERFFETKMKTQYQWMAPESLMEKSFTLKTDVWSFGVVLWEIFSLGRYPYKHTTKSDLLALLEKGQRMVSPDGCEDIIYEWMLSCWKWRPSLRPSLQSVHQKLRNLSKNCKEYSYSEDA is encoded by the exons AGTCTAAAGATCCTCAGCATCAGAGCGATTTGTTACAGGAAATaaaactgatgaagaaaattcACAGCGACGAAAATGTGATAAGAATGTTAGGCTACTGTGCTGAAGAGG CTCCAATGGTTTTAATAATGGAATATGCATCGTATGGTAACTTAAAGACTTACCTGAAAGATAATCGTCAGCTTTTTACACCTGGTAAACACGAGTCTTCAAGAAGTCAAATGCTGGCATTTGCTACAGACGTCGCTAACGGGATGAAACATCTACAAAGAATCAAG ATTGTTCATCGGTACCTGGCAGCTAAACATGTGTTGGTATTTGCAGGAGGTATCTGCAAGATATCAAACTTCAGCTACGCCAGTGGTGTGATGAGTGACGAAAGGTTTTtcgaaacaaaaatg AAAACCCAATATCAGTGGATGGCACCTGAATCATTGATGGAGAAATCGTTCACCTTGAAGACAGATGTCTGGTCATTTGGCGTGGTTCTTTGGGAGATATTTTCTCTTG GTCGATATCCTTACAAACATACCACTAAAAGTGACCTCCTGGCATTGCTAGAGAAAGGGCAACGTATGGTCAGCCCGGATGGTTGTGAGGACATCAT ATATGAATGGATGTTGTCATGTTGGAAATGGCGTCCAAGTTTACGTCCATCCCTGCAATCTGTCCACCAGAAATTGAGGAACTTAAGTAAGAATTGTAAG GAATACTCGTATTCTGAGGATGCTTAG